Part of the Methanobacterium formicicum genome, TCAGTTCGGGACATAGTCAAACACTCCCGGAAGATTGGTCTGGATGCCATTGCCATTGCTGATCACAACTCCCTCAAGGGTTCGGAGGCGGCTTTAAAGGAGTTTGGCCCCCTGGAGGACCTGGTGATCATCCCGGCCATGGAAGTCTCCTCCAGCAAAGGACACATTGTGGCCCTGGGTGTGAGTGAAGAAATTCCCCGGGGACTCTCACCGGAGGAGACTGTGGAACTAATCCGGATTCAGGGTGGAATTGCCATAGCTGCCCATCCATTTGTATCTTACCGGGAAGGACTCTTCACTCAGGTGAAATTCGTGGATGTGGATGCCATGGAAACCCTTAACTCCCGTTACATATTTGGATACTCCAACTGGCGGGCTAAAAACCTGGCCAAGGAGAAAAACATCCCCCAGATCGGTGCCAGTGATGCCCATTTTTTGGGAGCCATTGGTAGCTGTGTCACGGAACTGGAAGCAGATTTCACGGTGGACGGCATCATTCAGGGTATCCTCTCTGGGAAGACCAATGTATTCGGAGACCGAACCCCTCTCCCCCTGATACTCAAGGAAGTTATTAACAAAAAGATCAGGAAGATTCAATAATCCTCTTTTTTCCCTAATCTGAATTTCCCCAGTGAAATAGCCTAGATTTGACCTAACACTTGCAGGAGTAGATCTGATGTTTAAAGAAGGAATTAGGTACAGAAAATGTAATAACGGGGACTTTATTAAACTTCATGAAATCAACCAGGAACGTTTTATTAATAAAACTTCCTTAACAACATTTAAAGTAGGGGAAAGACTCCATAAAAATACTATTTTCCTGGCAGAAGATAGGGATAAAGCAGTGGGCTACGTTTTTGGAATGAGGAGTCAGAATAATCCTGAAGAAGGTTGGATTAGGCAAATTGCAGTTTTAAAGAAATATGAGGGGAGGGGGATAGCAAAAACGTTACAAAAATTGTGTATCGAGGCTTTTAAGAGTATGAGGGGAGTGCGTTATGTTGGTTTGTCTGTCGAGCCAGGGAATAAACCAGCACTATGTCTGTATAAAAGTTTAGGGTTTAAAATAGCTGAAGGAGAACTTGGCTTTGAAACTGTAACTGTAAATGGAAAATTAGCCATTAAAGATTATTATGGTCCAGGTGAACATAGATTTATAATGAAAAAGGAATTATAAAGTATTTTTATAATAAAAATAATCAAATATGGGGATTTAATTCATGGGTATCGACTCTATAATACAGTACATCCAGGAGAACTTTGTCTACCTGCATCCGGGTTACACCACATATAATACCATTGTTTTCGGTATTATTTTGGGTTTAGTAATTCTCTTAATCATTCGGATGTTCAGATGGATTGATAAAGACCCTAAGGACCTTTTCATACCCTTAATTCCCTTCATATTCTTTGGATCCAGTGCCCGGGCCCTGGTGGATAATGGAATATATCCCCTCACCTACGCCCTGGTGACTCCAGGGATATACATTTTAACGGGACTAACCGCTATTTTCACCCTGCTGGCATCAGTTCTAATCGAACGAAAAATCGGCTGGGACTACCGCTACGTAATATTTGCAGTGGGGGCGGCCATGTGTGTTCCCAACATATACTATGCCCAACACATAAACCCCGTGGTAGTTTTCCAGGTCCTGGCTCCATGGGCCCTGTTGACTGCAGTCTTCGTTTTAATCGGTAGAAAATGGAGTCTTCTAAAGGATAAATTCAATTTGAGTATACTGTCAGCCCACCTGCTCGATGCCAGTTCCACCTTCATCGCCGTGGATTACTATGGTTACGGTGAGCAGCATGTTCTACCCAACGCACTCACCCAGCTGGCAGACAGTGCCATTATAATGTACCCCCTTAAAATTGCAGTTATACTTCCGGCCCTCTACATAATAGACACTTATGTGGAGGATAAAACCATCCGGAACATGTTAAAACTCGCCATATTCATATTAGGATTGGCACCGGGTATCAGGAACTTCCTGAGCCTGGCTATGGGCACCTGATCCTCCCATGGTTCTTTAGAGGGGAACTGTTTTTAACACAATTTTTTTAATTAAGTACCACCCAATAAGTCTACTATTAAAATGTCAAACCACAGGGGTCTTCCCAATGTACATAGATAAAGTAAAGCAAGAAATGAAAATACCTGAAAAGGTGCGAATATTCGATACCACCCTCCGTGACGGTGAACAAACACCCGGGGTGGCTATAACACCGGAAGAAAAGATAAGAATAGCCAAGAGGCTGGACAACCTGGGAGTGGACGTGATTGAAGTAGGGTTTCCAGCAGCATCACTGGGTGAACGGAAGGCAGCCCAGGAAATTAAGGGTCTGGGTCTGAATGCAAAGGTCTGTGGTTTGGCAAGGGTACTGCAGGAAGACTTGGACGCAGCCCTGGATTCAGATGTGGATTACATTCACACTTTCATTGGAACCTCTCCTCTACACCGGGAGTACAAGCTGCACATGGACCAGGAAGAAATACTCACCAAGGCCGTGGATGCCGTGGAGTACATCAAAGACCACGGTATCATAGCCGAGTTCTCAGCCGAAGATGCCACCCGGACAGAGTTCGAATTTTTGAAAAACATTTACACGGCAGTGGAAGATGCCGGGGCCGATGTGATCAATGTCCCGGACACCGTGGGAGTCATGGTACCAGCTTCCATGCGCCAATTAGTGGGGGACCTTAAAGAAGTGGTGAGTATACCCATCAGTGTGCACTGCCACGATGATTTTGGACTGGCCGTGGCCAACAGCCTGGCTGCAGTGGAAGCCGGAGCTCTGCAGGTTCACGCCACCATCAACGGCCTGGGAGAAAGGGCAGGTAACACCTCCTTAGAAGAGGTGGTAATGGCTCTAATGGCCACTTATGGTATTAAAACCAACATAACCACCGAACTTTTAGTGGGCACATCGGAACTGGTTTCCAGAATAACCGGGGTGAAAATGCCCCCTAACAAGGCCATTGTAGGGGAAAATGCCTTTGCCCATGAGGCCGGGATACACGTCCACGGAGTCCTGCAGAAGGCAGAAACCTATGAGCCCCTTAAACCGGAGATGGTAGGTCACACCCGTCGGATTGTAATGGGAAAACATACTGGAGCCCGGGCCATCAAGTCCAAACTGGATGACTATGGAATTGAAATGAACGAAGACCAGTTCTGCACCCTGTACGACCAGGTGAAGAAACTGGGTGATAAGGGTAAAATGGTCACTGACGCCGACCTCCAGGCCCTGGCCGAAACAGTTTTAGGTAAACCTAAGGAAGAAAAGGTTAAATTGGAAGGATTCACGGTGATGACTGGGGATAATGTCCTCCCCACGGCCACGGTTAAACTCAACATTGATGGTAAGATAAAAACCGCTGCCAAAACCGGTGTGGGGCCAGTTGACGCGTCCATTAACGTAATACAGGATCTGGTCCGGGAAACTGCCGATATAGAACTTAAAGAATATCATATTGAAGCCATAACTGGTGGTACCAATGCACTGGCCGAGGTATTTGTAATAATGGCTGATGGAGAGGGGCACAGTGCCACTGGTCGTTCTACTGTGGAAGATATAGTTATGGCCAGTGTTGAGGCGGTTTTAGATTCCATAAATAAGATCCTCCTGGCCCGAGATATGGATCAGTTGCCGTGATTAATCCCACTGGTGATCATTATAAGAGGGAAAGGATATAATAATCAAATATCAAGTCTCATAACATAATACCAAACAATTCAGGAGCTACTATACCATGGCCAAAGCTACTATTCTAGTGGTGGAAGATGAAAGAATCACCGCAGAAGATATCCGGGCCGGACTGGAATTTGCTGGTTACAAAGTACCGGTAATATGCTCTACCGGTGAAGATGCCGTTAGACAGGCAGGAAGACTGGAACCAGATTTAGTGCTGATGGACATTAAGTTAGAGGGTGAAATGGATGGTATAGAAGCTGCTGCCCAGATAAGAAAATCTTATGACATACCAGTAATCTACCTAACTGCTTATTCTGATGAAAAAACTGTGGAAAGAGCTAAACTAACTGAACCATCTGGATTTCTGGTTAAAGGGCAGGGAATGCTAAGCAAACCCTTTGATGAGAACGAACTCCACGCGGCCATAGAAATAACCCTTTATCGGCACGAGATGGAAAGGGAGCATGACCAGATCTCCGCGGCGATTTTGCTTAGAACCAGTGAGGCGGTGATTGCCACTAATTCCACGGGCCAGATCAGGTACATCAACTCCCTGGCCGAGACCATAACTGGTTGGCCTAAAAAAGAGGTCCTGGGTAAGAAACTGGAAGAGGTATTCCTGCCCCTATCCAAAATAAATAATGAATCTCCTTTAGAAGATGTTCTGGTTGAGGGGGAACCGGAAATAATCTCCCGTAACGGGGCCAAATTCACGGTTAAAGGTACAGTAACTCCTATAAAAGATTACAAACAAAAAAACAACGGCATGGTGATATCTTTTAAAGTTGTTAATGATGATATTTAACTAAAGTAATTTTTTGGTGATGGGGAGGTTGTTATGGCTAAAATAAATATCATAATAGTGGAAGATGAGAGGATAACCGCTGAAGATATTAAAAAAGCCTTAAATAGTGTGGGGTATGAGGTTCCAGCCATTGTACCGTCTGGTGAAGAAGCTATTAAGGCTGCTGAAGAGCTTAAACCTGATCTGGTGATTATGGATATCAAGTTGGAGGGGGAAATGGATGGTATTCAGGCCGCAGAACAGATACGTTCCAAGCTGGGAATACCCATCATCTATCTTACTGCTTATTCTGATGAAAAAACAGTTCAAAGGGCCAAAATCACTGAGCCTTCTGGATTTATTCTTAAACAACCCTACGGATTTTTGCGCAAACCCTTTGAAGAGAGTGAACTTAACACCACCATTGAAATAACTCTCTACCGGGACCGGCTGGAGAAAAGACTCCGCAAACATGACAAATGGTTGGGGGCCATGCTTAAAAGTATCAGTGATGGGGTAATTGCCACCGATCTCAATGGCCAGGTACGATTCATGAATTCCATGGCCGAAGAGTTAACTGGCTGGCTGGAAGAAGATGCTCTGGGCCATGATGTTCGGGAGATATTTGATCCGGTTGGTTACAAACTCCCCCTGGAAGATGACATGTCCCGTGAAGTGTCCTATCTTAAAAATACAGTTTTAAAATTAGAAGAGGGGGAGAAATTAACCGTAGATGGTAGTGTAACTGTTATTAAAGATATGGAGGGCAACGTTGATGGTTTAGTGATAGTATTCCGCCCGGTTAACCTTAGTAAAATCTAAAATTCACTTATTTTGAAAGGAGAAGGATTAGCAAGAATTTCTTCTAGGTTAGATCTCCGTCGTAGGATCATTCTTGAAAAAATATGGAGTTTAAAGTAATATTTATTGCCATAACCGTTTTTAACACCGTAATTTCCTTAAAAAGCTCCCATCACAAAATATATATAATACCAAGATAAAGTTTAGAATTATAGTATATCAATGGAGGTTAAGCGAATGTCAGAGGAAAATGTGGTGTACATTGGAAACAAACCGGTAATGAACTATGTATTGGCTGTAGTAACACAAATGAACGGCGGTACTCCGGAAGTAATACTAAAAGCCAGGGGAAGAGCCATTTCCCGAGCAGTTGACGTAGCAGAGATTGTCAGAAACAGATTCATTACTGACGTGAGTATCGGAAGTATCGACATCTGCACAGAAGAAATTATGAACAATGAGGGAACCTCAACCAACGTTTCAGCCATTGAAATACAACTTTCCAAAGATTTTAGTTAAATTTGTAGGGTAAACCCTCTACTCTTTTTTATTCCAATATGGGGTTTTATGGAATACTGGAAAGATTTATATCTATTTTTTTTAATTAAATTGGAAATTGGGCCTTAAAAATAATTTTAAATATCTAATGACTATTTCCAGGTTTAACAATTCTAGTTTATAAATAGTAATTTCCCAAAGTAGTTTTACAAAAATATTTTCCTGAAATAAGTTTCTATCAAAATAGTATTCTCTAAATCTAAAAATAAAAAAGTAACAGAAGAAAGGTTATCTTCTGTGTTTTAGGATAAATCCGGGCTATTATTCATTTATTCATTCTTTTTACGTCGGTTTAACACGGCTCTACCTATCAGGAGTAGGGCTATGATGACTACAATAGCTCCACCAATGTAGTAGACGTATACTGATGTGGGAGCAGTTTTTTTGTCGTTGTTGAGTGCGTAAAGTGACCCGTCATCTGCACCAATGTAAATCATGTTTCCGTAGGTTGCGGGAGATGATTCCATGGGCTGGTTAATCACACCGTAACCTGGATTGTAACTCCATTCTTCGTTTCCATTGTACTTATTCAGTATGTAAACTGTGCCTCCGTTGGATCCGAATACTATTTTATTATCCAGGATGGATGCCGTGGACTTCACTGCACCACTGGTGGTGAAATTCCACTTTTCAACACCATTACGGGTGTCTAAACACATCATTTTCCCATTATCCGCCCCGATAAACAGGCTGTTGTCATTGGTATCAATGGTGGGAGAGGAAGTGACAGATTTACCCATATCGTAATTCCACTGTAATGTTCCATCGGTGGCACTGAGGGCGTACACTTTTCCGTCATCAGATCCCACGTAAACCGTGTTGTTCATCACTGCTGGAGAAGATTGTACTTTATCTCCAGTGGTGTATTCCCAGGTTTTATTTCCGGTGTCTTTGTCCAGTGCGTACACTTTTCCGTCATCAGATCCTACAAACAGGTTTTCTCCAGAGATAACTGGAGATGATCTAACTGAGTTACCGGTGTTGTACTCCCAGACTTTGGTTCCGTTATTGATATTTATGGCGTAAACACGTCCATCATTGGAACCAATATACACCAGGTTATCCTGCACCAGAGGTGAAGATTCTATGGCATTTCCGGTTTTGTATTTCCATTTAACATTACCGTTTTTAATGTCCTGGGCATAGAGGTATCCATCTGATGATCCCACATAAAGAACATCACCCACAACTGAAGGAGAAGAGATTACTGCCCCGTCAGTTTTGTAATCCCATATTTTGGTACCATCTTCCATGTTAACCGCATAAACGTGGCCATCATTGGAACCAAAATAGATTATCTTGTTCTGTATTGCGGGAGATGATTTTATAGCTCCCTGGGTACTGAAGTACCAGGCGGTGGGTGTGAAATCTGCGGCCTGATCAGTAAAACCGGTGTGCTGGGCATTTTCATGGAAGGAATTCCAATCCGCACCAGCAGCAGTGGCAATGCCCAGTGGCGATGCCAGCAGGCATGTTATCATAAATCCAAGAAGTAACTGCTTTTTTCCAATATCCATTGTATCACCTTATCAATCTACATTCGTTAGCTGAATTCTCCTTAAATATCTCTGTTAAATCTGGTAACACCCAGAGCAAAGAACAATAGGGTGAAACCTGCTAGAACTGCTATATCTAACCATACATCTCCAATTCCTGCTCCTTTTAACATAACTCCTCTCAGAGCGTCGTTAGCATAGGTTAGGGGGAATATGTAAGCTATTTTCTGGAATATCCAGGGCATGGTTTCAATGGGGTAGAACACTCCAGAAACGAACATCATGGGCATGGTGAAGGGCATCACCATCTGAGTGTAGTCTTCCTGGGTAGAAACCCGGGCAGAAACCATTATACCGAATCCAACGAAACATAATGCCGAAAGGACCAGTAAAAGAATGGTCAGTACCATGCTACCGTTTATGGTAATTCCAAACAGCACTATGGCTGCAAATATGAGTAGTATGGCCCGGGCTGTTTCTATGGTCAGTTTGGATATGATCTTACCTCCTACCACTGTAGCCACACTGGTAGGGGTCATGAATAAACGTGCTAGTTCTCCTCTTTCCCTTTCACCGGCCAGTGCCTCACCCATGCTGAACATGGCCCCCATCATGATGGTCATGGCCAGAATTGCCGGAACCAGGAAGTCGATGTACTTGATATCACCGTAGATCTTGTTAATCTGGAAGTTTATGGAATTCATTATGTTCTGGTAGTTAACTGCTCCCAGGGTGGATGTGTTTTGAACTCCCTGTGATTGTACCTGAATGGCTTGTGATTGGCTGTTCAATGCTTCTAGTTTTTTCATCCCGATCTGGGCTGATATCTGATTGAAAAGACCCTGTGTCGTCGGTATCAGCGTCTGGGCTGCCATTTGATCTGAAGAATCAACGTAAGTCACCACTGATTTAGCATTAGAACTGTTTAAATCCTCATAATCGGATGGAAGTATAATTGCTGCCTTTACCTGGCCTGATTCAACCATCTCCTTTCCCCGTTGGGGATCGCCGATGATATCCTTCACATTGTAAAAGGACATGTCCTTGATGGCGTTGAGGGTGGCGTCAGTTACCGGACCATCACTCTGTTTCACTATCACCACCGGAACATTTTCAATAGTTCCCCCCATTCCGTAACCGAAAAGTGCGATCATGAGTATGGGGAAAATAATGATGGACATTAGCCGGGGTTTGTGTCTCCAGAGGACTATTAAATCCTTTTTAAGCATCCACCAGATTTTTTTAGTTTCCACCATTCCTAATCACCTCCCTCCGTATCTTTTTTAACCTTCTTTGCAGTGACCTTCATGAAAACATCTTCTAGGGAGGGGTCTTTAGTTGAAATGGAGGTAATATTCCCTCCGGTTTCCATAATGGTTGATATTACCTGGGTGACCGCGGTTTCGGTGTTGGATAATTTAAAAGCAAGCCGGCCCGAGGCATGGGTTTCAATATCCAGAACACATGGGATTTGGCTTAATTTATTAATAAGTTCCTGATCAGTGTTAGTTATCATTAAACTCATTTCTCTTGCTTTATCAATTTCAGATTCTCGGGCAACTTCCTTCAACTTGCAAAATGGGGCACTGGCACTGGCACTGGAATCGGATTCCTCCATTTCACGTACAATTTCTCCTATGTTGCTTTCCGTACATTCTTCCTGAACAAGCACAGTATCTTTCAGGCCCTGAGGAGTGTCAAATGCAGCCAGCTTACCCAAGTTGATTATGCCCACATGGTCGCAGAGCATATCCACTTCGTACATATCGTGGGAGCAGAGTATGATAGTGTGACCTTTCTGGTTCAATTCATCGATCAAATCCCATAGGACACTCTTGGTAGTGGGGTCCAGTCCGATGGTGGGTTCATCCAGGAAGAGGATATCGGGCTGATGCACCAGGCTGGCTACCACCGATACCTTTTGTTTCTGTCCTCCAGACATCTGTTTAACCATCTTATTTTCCGCATATTTTATGTCCACCAGTTCCATTAGGTCGTCAATTCTCTGTTCCTTAAGGTCCCGGGGCATCCCATAATAATCAGCACATAGTTCTGCGTTTTCACGGGCAGTTAGGTCGCCGTATAAACTTACCAGTTGGGGTACCATTCCTATTTTTTGACGTACTTCATCTGGTGATTTAACTACGTCGTATCCGGCCACCGCGGCTGTACCAGATGTGGGGGGGATAAGACAAGTAAGCATTTTAATGGTAGTAGTTTTTCCAGCCCCATTTGGGCCTAAAAATCCGAAAATACTTTTATTTTTAACCTTCAAATTCAAAGCATCCACTGCGGTGAAGTCTTTGTATATTTTGGTAAGATCAGAGGTTTCAATGGCATATTTCATACCTTTAACTCCTGTTATTTTTTATGGACATCATATCTATTAGAAAATCTTCGTAAAGATTATTCTCACTTCTTTTAAAGAAATTCCTTATATTTTCAAGGGTTTTTGAACCTTTAGGGGTTATTTCATAGTATTTAACTTTTCTTTTCCCGTGATTTTCCCAGGTTCCCTTTATAAGGCCTTCCTCTTCCAGTTGGTGTAATTTGGGATAGATGATGCTGGCACTGGGCATTTTAATTTTATCCTTAAAGGGGGAAGATTCATGTAGTTTGGTCATGATCTCGTAGCCGTGCTGGCCTTTCATGTTGATGAGCCAGAGCATCACTATGGGGCCCGAACCCCTCATAATGCCTTTAACCAGTTTTTTTTCGTAATTATCCAGGTTATAGAATAATCTATTATCTTCCAAAGCCTTTGTGTAGTACCCTCGCGGAATTTCAAGGTTTTCAGCGTCTTCTTCTGAAATTTCAGTAGATTCTTTGCCGGGGTTGTCTCTGATTAAATCATCATCCATCCACTTTACACCTCTATTATAGTAATCGATATATCAATTTTCGACATAGTTTAAATAGATATATCCACTTTCCATATAAAGGTTGGGGTTCGCCCTGTAGAGTGAAAATAGGATCAACAATTGGCAGGAACCCTTCTATTCGAAAAATATATCACAATTACGGGCACAAAAAGTGAAACATGAAAATTGGATTCTCCACTCTTGCGCTGTTTATGAAGTCCTTCGAAGACTTCCTGGATATGGCCACTGCCGATGGCTTCCAACTGGTGGAAATACTCTGTGAAGGTCCCTACTGGCCGCGAAACATTTTAACTCAGGGTGAAGGTTTGGAGGTATTTTCCTCCTATGATGTGGATGTTTTCCTGCATGCTCCCACCATTGATCTCAACCCGGCCAGCCTGAACCCCGGTATCCGCGAGGAAACTATGCGCCAGATTAATGAAACATTAGAACTGGCTTCGATAATAGGGGCAAAGGCCATAACCACTCATCCTGGAATGATTCATAGATTGGAAGACAGAGTCAGGGAAATGGGTAAATATTTCGCCATTGAAACTCTAAAAGAAGCAAATAACTATGCAGAAGATTTGGGGGTTATCCTGTCGGTGGAGAACATGCCCGGTCGCTACGCTTATTTCTGTAACACTGCCCCTGAACATTCTTACTTCCTGGAACAATGTGGTTGCCACGGCACCGTAGATTTAGGTCATGCCAACACCACCAATCATCCCGATTCATTTTTAGAACTGGAAAGAATCTACTATTATCATCTAAGTGATAACAATGGTAACAAAGACCAGCACCGAGCCTTAGGCGAGGGCACACTTGATCTGAATTTGATTAATGGTATTGAAAGGGGGATAATTGAATTGAATAATTATGAGGATGTCCTAAAAAGCCGAAATCTTCTCCTTCAACTCGCCAAGTGAATCAGGCATAATAAAGGCCATTGATACAACTAGGAGCTATAATACAGATCAATAGGGAATAAGTTACTTATAATATTTATAACGGTTCAAACACGAAAATAAATTAAAAAAACCTTATATTGGGGTAAAAAATGTCTAGTGAAGTGTATTTTTCCAATCTACGATCCCGGGGCCAGAAAGATAACAAGAACAGTAAGATAAAACAGTTATTTGATGGGGCAAAATTCGGTGATTTAATCCAGGAAGAGGATTTAACCGCCATAAAACTTCATTTTGGAGAGCGGGGGAATGATGCTTTCCTTAAACCAGTTCTGGTAAATGCAGTTGTTGAAAAAACTTTAAATTCAAATGGAAAACCATTTTTAACTGATACTAACACTCTTTACTTTGGTAGCCGCCACAATGCTACCCAGCACCTGGAGACGGCCATAAAAAATGGATTTGCCTATGCAGTAACCGGGGCACCGGTTATTATTGCCGATGGACTTCGTGGAGATAACTGGATTCCAGTGGAGGTGGGTTTGAAACATTTCCAGCAGGTGAAAATCGCCGGAGATATCATTAGTGCGGACAGTATGCTGGTTTTATCTCATTTCAAGGGACACGGGATGTGTGGTTTTGGAGGGGCCATAAAAAATCTGGCCATGGGCTGTGCCTCAGCCCAGGGTAAGGTGGAACAGCACCAATGCGCCAAACCAGTTATAAGTGATAATTGTACCGGCTGTGGGGCCTGTATAAACTCCTGCCCCCTGTCGGTTATGTCTCTTTCTGATGGTAAGGCCATCATTGAACTGGAAGAATGTGTAGCCTGCAACAACTGTCTGGCAGTATGCCCCGAATCTGCGGTGAGCCTTGATTTTGATGCCTTACCTGAATTCATGGAACGTATGGTGGAATACGCTTATGGGGCAGTTAAAAACAAAAAAGGGAAGGTGGGCTACCTGAACTTCCTGATGGATATCACCCCGGACTGTGACTGTGAAGCTTTCAGTGATGCTCCCATAGTCCCGGACATAGGGATACTGGCCTCCAAGGATCCAGTTGCCCTGGATACGGCCAGCTATGACTTGGTAAACCAGCAAGTGGGATTGGAAAACTTACTACTGGAACATCACCACCAGAAGGGCGGTGATAAATTCAGAGGGGTTTGGGAAGAAGTTGATGGTCGGTTACTACTGGAATATGCCGAGGAAGTGGGGATGGGTAGTAAGGAATACCATTTAATAAACCTATAATCCTCTTTTCTCATTATAAGCGGTCATATTCCCTATTTAGCCGGGTAAAGAAAATCGTTTATAAGTGTTTCCATTTGCGTCCCAGAACAAGGTATTAAATAAAGGATAATAAAAGGCAAATAGTAATGTGTTAATTTTCTATAGGAAGTAAATTAGATAAGAGAGGGGTTTAAATGGATACAGCTTACATCTGGCTGGTATTGGGGATAATCATTGCATTGGTAATGCTGGGAGTTCAATTTTATTCCAAACGAGCTTTGACCCTAAAAAGAATTATCGGAACAACTCTTTTATCATTGCTGGTTGTTACCGTAGGTTTAGGTTCTATCTGGGCCTCCATTGGCCATTCATTGTTCGCCAACCAAGTAGCTTCCACCATAGGCTGGGCTCCAGGAAGTCCCTTTCAACAGGAGGTTGCCTTTGCCAATCTGGCATTTGGAGTTCTGGGGATACTGTGTATCTGGATCAGAGGCAATTTTTGGACAGCTACAGTAATAGG contains:
- a CDS encoding ATP-binding cassette domain-containing protein yields the protein MKYAIETSDLTKIYKDFTAVDALNLKVKNKSIFGFLGPNGAGKTTTIKMLTCLIPPTSGTAAVAGYDVVKSPDEVRQKIGMVPQLVSLYGDLTARENAELCADYYGMPRDLKEQRIDDLMELVDIKYAENKMVKQMSGGQKQKVSVVASLVHQPDILFLDEPTIGLDPTTKSVLWDLIDELNQKGHTIILCSHDMYEVDMLCDHVGIINLGKLAAFDTPQGLKDTVLVQEECTESNIGEIVREMEESDSSASASAPFCKLKEVARESEIDKAREMSLMITNTDQELINKLSQIPCVLDIETHASGRLAFKLSNTETAVTQVISTIMETGGNITSISTKDPSLEDVFMKVTAKKVKKDTEGGD
- a CDS encoding PadR family transcriptional regulator; translation: MDDDLIRDNPGKESTEISEEDAENLEIPRGYYTKALEDNRLFYNLDNYEKKLVKGIMRGSGPIVMLWLINMKGQHGYEIMTKLHESSPFKDKIKMPSASIIYPKLHQLEEEGLIKGTWENHGKRKVKYYEITPKGSKTLENIRNFFKRSENNLYEDFLIDMMSIKNNRS
- a CDS encoding sugar phosphate isomerase/epimerase family protein produces the protein MKIGFSTLALFMKSFEDFLDMATADGFQLVEILCEGPYWPRNILTQGEGLEVFSSYDVDVFLHAPTIDLNPASLNPGIREETMRQINETLELASIIGAKAITTHPGMIHRLEDRVREMGKYFAIETLKEANNYAEDLGVILSVENMPGRYAYFCNTAPEHSYFLEQCGCHGTVDLGHANTTNHPDSFLELERIYYYHLSDNNGNKDQHRALGEGTLDLNLINGIERGIIELNNYEDVLKSRNLLLQLAK
- a CDS encoding DUF362 domain-containing protein, translating into MSSEVYFSNLRSRGQKDNKNSKIKQLFDGAKFGDLIQEEDLTAIKLHFGERGNDAFLKPVLVNAVVEKTLNSNGKPFLTDTNTLYFGSRHNATQHLETAIKNGFAYAVTGAPVIIADGLRGDNWIPVEVGLKHFQQVKIAGDIISADSMLVLSHFKGHGMCGFGGAIKNLAMGCASAQGKVEQHQCAKPVISDNCTGCGACINSCPLSVMSLSDGKAIIELEECVACNNCLAVCPESAVSLDFDALPEFMERMVEYAYGAVKNKKGKVGYLNFLMDITPDCDCEAFSDAPIVPDIGILASKDPVALDTASYDLVNQQVGLENLLLEHHHQKGGDKFRGVWEEVDGRLLLEYAEEVGMGSKEYHLINL
- a CDS encoding DUF6790 family protein, whose amino-acid sequence is MDTAYIWLVLGIIIALVMLGVQFYSKRALTLKRIIGTTLLSLLVVTVGLGSIWASIGHSLFANQVASTIGWAPGSPFQQEVAFANLAFGVLGILCIWIRGNFWTATVIGVSIFLLGDAIGHISNILVTGNYATGNAGAVLVLDILVPLLLIGLLVAYKILEERAVRSAIKSLERSL